Sequence from the Deinococcus malanensis genome:
TGTCGCCTGTCACGCTGTGACATTCCAGCACGCTGTCGTGGCGGGTGGCCCAGCGCACCAGTGTGGGATCATTGCGTCCCGAATCCTGCACGCCGATAAACGCAGTAATGGTGCGTCCCAGCGGCTTGGTGGCCACCCGTACCCCATACCCCAGAATGACCCCGGCATCTTCCAGGCGCCGCACCCGTTCGGTCACCGCCGGAGCACTCAGGCCGACGCGGCGGCCCAGTTCGCGCATGCTCAGCCGTGAATCGCGCTGCAGCTCTTCGAGAATGCGGTGGTCCAGGGAATCCAGGTGGGTGCTGTGTTGCTTCATATGACCTCGAATGGGGGCGGCGCGGTCCAGCGTCTGGACCCCGCGAAAACGAAGAAATGGTGTGTTACAGGCGCAGACCACCCGGTGGCCTCAAGCGGCTCTGATAAACCCATCTTAACAATTGAAAGGCGGAAAGTGGCAATTGAGAACTTTCCGGGCACCCGGACCCCACCTCCTGGGAGGTGACGCACATTCCAATCGGGAAGGGTGGCGGCGGACAATAGGGGAGTCAACCACGTCCCACCGAGTCCTGATTTCTGTGCCCCTGGAGGCCCCCATGTCCGACCGTCACGCCCTGCATCCGCAGGCCACTACCCGCAGCCAGCAGATGCTGCCCCGCAACTACCGGGCCCCAAAATGGGCCGACGTGCCCGACGAACAGTGGTACGACTGGAAATGGCAGCTCAAGAACCGCATCAACTCCGTGGCTGAGCTTGAAGAAGTGATCCGGCTCACGGACAGCGAGCGTCAGGGTGCGAGTGCCGAGGGCATTTTCCGCCTGGACATCACGCCCTACTTCGCCAGCCTGATGGACCCCGAAGACCCCACGTGCCCGGTGCGCCGTCAGGTGATTCCCACCCACCACGAGCTCACGCCCTTTACCTCCATGATGGAGGACTCACTGGCCGAGGACAAACACAGTCCCGTGCCCGGTCTGGTGCACCGCTACCCCGACCGCGTGCTGATGCTGGTGACCACCCAGTGCGCGAGCTACTGCCGCTACTGCACGCGCAGCCGCATCGTGGGTGATCCCAGTGAAACGTTTAACCCTGCCGAGTACGAGGCGCAGCTCAACTACCTGCGCAACACCCCGCAGGTGCGTGACGTGCTGCTCTCCGGCGGCGATCCCCTGACGCTGGCGCCCAAGGTGCTGGGCCGCCTGCTGGCCGAGCTGCGCAAGATCGAGCACATCGAGATCGTGCGCATCGGCACACGCGTTCCGGTGTTCATGCCCATGCGCGTGACCCAGGAGCTGTGCGACGTGCTTTCGGAGAACCACCCGGTGTGGATGAACATTCACGTCAACCACCCCCGCGAGATCACTCCGGAAGTGGCTGAAGCCTGCGACCGCCTGACCCGCGCCGGCGTGCCGCTGGGCAACCAGAGCGTGCTGCTGCGCGGCATCAATGACCACCCGGTAATCATGCAGAAGCTGGTACGCGAGCTGGTAAAGATCCGCGTGCGCCCTTACTACATCTACCAGTGCGACCTCGTGCACGGTGCTGGCCACCTCCGGACAACCGTCAGCAAGGGTCTGGAAATCATGGAAAGCCTGCGCGGCCACACCAGCGGCTACAGCGTGCCCACTTACGTGGTGGACGCGCCCGGCGGCGGCGGCAAGATTCCCGTAGCACCCAATTATGTGCTTTCGCACAGCCCCGAAAAGCTCATCCTGCGCAACTTCGAAGGCTACATCGCCGCCTACTCCGAGCCCACAGACTACACCGGCCCCGACATGGCGATCCCCGAAGACTGGCAGCGCAAGGAGCCCGGCCAGAGCGGCATTTTCGGCCTGATGGAAGGTGAGCGTATCTCCATTGAACCCAAAGAGTTCAGCGAGAGCCGCAACCGCCCCGGCACGACCAAGCACCGCCTGAACAGCCGCGAGGACAAGTGGGAAGCTCACGGAATTGGCGGAGGCGAGATCAACACTGGTCCGCTGGTCCACGACACAGCTGTGACCGACACCGCGCCCGACGGCATGGTGCAGGCCCCTCAGCCCATCGAGACCGAGCCTCACCCGGTGAGCGGCGACTGATCTTCATTTCCAGAGCGCGGCAGGTCTGCGCTCTGCTTCCATGCCCCCAGTTCCTCAGGAGTCACCATGACCATTGCCACCAAACCCCGCCAGCCTGAACTCAAGACCGCCCTGCCCGGCCCCAGCACGAAGGCCATCATCGAGCGAGACGCGCAGCACCTCTCTACTTCCTACATGCGCCCCTACCCGTTTGTGCCGGACCACGGTGAGGGCGTGTGGCTGACCGATGTGGACGGCAACACCATGCTGGATTTCTTCGCTGGTATCGCGGTCAGCACCACCGGGCACGCGCATCCGCACGTCGTCAAGGGGGTGCAGGACCAGATCACCAAGTTCACGCACGTCTGTCTGACCGATTACCCCCAGGAAATCACCACCAGCCTCGCGGAGCGGCTGGTCAGGCATGTCGAGCGCCCCGGCGAGAAGTGGCGTGTGTTCTTCGGCAACTCCGGCGCAGAGGCCGTCGAGGCGGCCGTCAAGCTGGCCCGCAACCATACCGGCCGGACCCACATCATTTCCACCATGGGCAGCTTCCATGGCCGGACCTACGGCGCCATCACATTGACGGGCAGCAAGACCAAGTACAAGCGCGGCTTTGGCCCGCTGCTGCCGGCAGTCAGTCACGTGCCCTACCCCAATCCGTTCCGTCCGCCGCTGGGTTCCACGCCCGAAACCTGTGGACAGGCTGTCATCGACCACATCGAGAGCCTGTTTGTGGGCGTGATTCCAGCCGATGAGGTCGCTGCGATCATCATTGAGCCGATGCAGGGTGAGGGCGGCTACATCATTCCGCCGGCCGACTTCCTGCCCAAGCTGCGCGCCCTGTGCGACAGGCACGGCATCATGCTGATTTTCGACGAGGTGCAGGCCGGCATGGGCCGCAGCGGGAAGATGTTCTCTTTCCAGCACTTTTTCGAGCACGGCGACGTACAGCCCGACATGATCACGGTGGCCAAGGGGATCGCGTCCGGCATGCCGATCAGCGCGCTGCTGGCCAAGGAAAGCGTCATGACCTGGCCGGTGGGGTCGCACGGCAGCACCTACGGCGGAAACCCGGTGGCGGCCGCCGCCGCGCACGCCACGCTGGACCTACTCGAAGGCGTGGTGAAGCACCCTGACTGCGGGGACAACCTGATGGACAACGCTTCCCAGGTGGGCGACTACATCATGGCCGAGCTGAAAAAGATGCAGACTCAGTTTCCGTTCCTGGGCGACATTCGCGGGAAGGGCCTGTTTATCGGGCTGGAATTCGTCAAGCCTGACGGCAGCCCCGACGGCGCGCTGCGCGACCGCGCGAGCATGGCCATGTTCGAGAAGGGCCTGCTGAATCTGGACTGCGGCGAGGCGGTTATCCGGATCAGCCCCCCTCTGATCCTGACCCGTGAGGAAGCCGAGACGGGTCTGGAGATCATGCGTCAGGCACTGAGTGAACTGAAGTAACAGCTCAGCCCCGCGCTGCACGCGTGAGCGTAACGACCAGCGAGACTGATGCCCTCATGACATGAGGATGTCAGTCTCGCTAAGCTAATGTTCGCTTCACAGAATTCACCCATGTACTGGAGTTCTCATGAATAGAAATGTCCTGAAGGGCAGCTTTATGCTGCTTGGCCTCACCGCGCTGCTTTCTGCGTGCGGAACGACTGCGCCTGTCTCCACCTACACCTGTCCGGCGGATGCCACCGTGACTGCCATCGCTGCGGTTCAGGGGTCGGGGGAAGCCAGTCCGCTGGTTGGGCAGACGGTGACTGTTCGCGGCGTGGTAACCCTGGACACTCAGCCGGGCCTGAGCGGTTTCTATCTGCAGGACGTCAGGCCTGACGCTGATAACAAGACCAGTGACGCAGTGTTCGTGTTCACCGGTACTGCGTCCAAGGACGTCAAGGTTGGCGACGTGGTGCAGGTCACCGGCACCGTCAAGGAATTCAACGGCCTGACCGAGATCGACCCGGTAACGGCCGTCACCGCCTGCGGTAAGACCATGCTGCCGCTGGCCACCACCGTGACCTTCCCACTGACCTCCCCGACCGCCCTGGAAGCCGTCGAGGGCATGCTGGTGCGGGTGGCCACGCCCATGACTGTCACAGACACGTTTACCCTGGGACGCTTTGGCGAACTCGGGCTGTCCAGCGGTGGACGCCTGTTTGTCCCCACCAACGGCCAGGGCGGCAGCAGGGAGAGCAACCGGCTGCGCACGCTGCGCCTCGATGACCTGAGCAGCCGCCAGAACCCCGCCACCATCCCGTACCTCTCCGACGCCGATCCGCAGACGGCGACCCGGCGCGCGGGGGACACTGTCAGCAACCTCGAAGGTGTCATCCACTACGCCAACAGCGCCTACAAGCTGCAGCCCACCAAGACTCCCATTTTCACGCCCACCAACCCCCGCACCGCCGCGCCCAAGGAAGTGGGCGGCACCCTGAAGGTGGCGGGTGCCAACGTGCTGAACTACTTCACCACGCTGGGCAGCGCCGGCCGTGGAGCCAGCAACCCCACCGAATTTGCGCGCCAGAAGGCCAAGATCGTGGCCGAGCTCCGCGCCCTGAATGCCGACGTCATCACCCTGATGGAAGTCGAGAACAACGGAGAGACGGCGCTTGATAACCTCGTTGCGGCGCTGAATACTGCGGCTGGCAAGACCGAGTTTGCCAGCGTGAAGACCGGAAAAGTAGGTACCGACGCCATCCGCATGGCGATCATCTACCGCCCCGAGCGTGTCGAAACGGTGGGGAGTGCCCAGATCGACACCAACGCGGTGCACTCGCGTCCGCCCGTGGCTCAGACCTTCCGTGACCGCAGCGGCAAGGGCATTTTCACCGTGGTGGCCAACCACTTCAAGAGCAAGGGAAGCTGCCCCACCAGCGGCGACGTGGACAGAGGTCAGGGCTGCTGGAACCTGCAGCGCGTGGAGCAGGCCAAGGCCCTCCTGGATTTCGCTGGCCGGCTTAAGGCGATCGACCCGGATGTGCTGCTGATGGGTGACCTGAATGCCTACGGCGAAGAAGACCCGATCAAGACCATTGAAGCAGCTGGCTTCGAGAGCCTGAACAAGCGGATTCCCGCCGAAGACCGCTACAGCTACCAGTTCAATGGCGAGTTCGGATACCTCGACCATGCACTGTCCAGCTCAACGCTGAGCGCCCAGGTTACAGGCATTACCGAGTGGCACATCAACAGCGACGAGCCTGTGGTCCTGGACTACAACATCGAGTTCAAGAAACACCCCGAGTGCACCGCGACCAACTGCACCAGCCCGGATCTGTATGCTCCCACCCCCTACCGCAGCAGTGACCACGATCCGGTCCTGGTGGGCCTGAAGCTGACGGCCGACCAGTAGCCTGAACCTGAGGCGCACAGCCGGTAAAGTTGTATGTGCGGTCGACGCTGAGCCCGTGACTGGCGCGGCCGACACCGAGGTGCTGGATTTCGCAGGGTACGGCGCCAATGAGATTGAGGGCTGTGGGCATTGCCCTGGTGGCTGCGACCACTAGCGCGGCCGGGGGCCATACGTTAGGGGGCCGGCTGTATCGACATCAACCAGAATGCCGCCGAATCCACGGTAGCCACGCCGCCACCGCACAAGTCCTATCAACGTCTGCACCCCATGAGCTGCACAGATTGAGTTTTCAAAGGAGAGCCGGGCATTTGCCCGGCTCTACTTTTCTTTAGCTCCTGCTTAGCACGCGCCAGTGCGCCGCTCTAGTTCCTTCAGCACCTCGCCAGCGTGGGTGGCCGGATTGACGTCGCGCCAGTGGCACGCCAGCCGGCCCTGCGGGTCGATCAGGAACGTCTCGCGGGAAGCAATGCCCAGCAGGCCGCGCAGGCCGCCCACCACGCCATAGTCACGGGCCAGCCGTTTATTTCCATCCGGGACCAGTGGAAACGACAGGTTGCAACGGTCCCGGAAACTGGCCTGCCGGGCCTCGGTGTCCGTGCTGACGCCAATCACCGTGGCTCCAAGCTGTTCAAGCTCAGGCAGTGCAGCCTCGAAGCGCTGTGCCTCCATGCTGCAGGCAGGCGTGCTGGCCTTTGGATAGAAGTACAGCACAACCCACTGTCCTCGCAGTGCGACCAGATTGACACGGCGGCCATCGTCACTCCGGGCATCAAAGGGCGGGGCCGGGTGGCCGACCTGAAGACTCATGGCCCGCATTCTACGGGCCCGGCTAGAATGCGCCGGTGTCCACGCTTCTGGCCCCACTGCGCCCCTACGCGGGCCGGGCGGTCGTGGTTGGTGTGTCGGGCGGCGCGGATTCGGTGGCATTGCTACGGGCACTTGTGCAGGTGCGGGCCAGACCCGTGGTCGTTCACCTCGACCATGCCCTGCGCCCCGGTTCAGCTGAGGACGCTGCCTGGGTGCAGGCATTTGCCGCACAGCTGAGAGTAGGTCACATGGGCACGCGGGTGGACGTGGCCGCAGTCGCCGCGCGACGTGGATGGAATATGGAGGACGCGGCCCGCCGCATTCGCTACGAGGTGCTGGGCCGCGGTGCCCGTCAACATGGAGCAGAGGCGGTCCTGACCGCGCATACCCGCCGGGACCAGGCCGAAACGGTGCTGATGGAACTGCTGCGCGGAGAGGCAGCTCTGACCGGGATACCTTCGGTACGGGGCCGGGTCCGGCGGCCCTGGCTGGACGTTTCCCGAAGTGAGATCGAAGGCTATCTGGAGGCGCTTGGACAGGACTGGCGTGAGGACCCCACCAATGCCGACGTGACCTATACCCGGGCGTGGCTGCGTGCCGAGGTCATGCCTGTTCTTGCTGCGCGTTTTCCGGGAATCGAGGCGGCATTGGCCCGCGTGGCGAAGCTGTCTCAGCAGGACAACCAAGCCCTGAATGACTTGGCCGCAGCGCTGACCCCACACGGTCCACGCGAACAGCTTCCTCTCGCCGTGCTCCGGCGGCGTGTGGCGCAGGAGTTGAGGGCCGCCAGCCTTCCGTTCCACGCAGGGCACATTGATCAGCTGGCTCAGGCGCATCGGTCCGGCGAGACCAGACACGTCACATTGCCCGGGGGCCAGGACATCACAGTCACCGGCGGGGCGCTGCACCTTGGCGGGCATCTGTTTGCCTCGCCAGCGTTTTCATGGCCGGATGGCTGGACCCTGAGGAAGCGGCAAGCCGGTGACCGAATTCGTCTGCCGGGAGGAACCCGCAAACTCAGCGACCTCCTGACGGATCTGAAGGTGCCCCGGCAGCAGCGCGATCAGGTGCCGCTGCTGGTGTCCGGACAGGGTGTGGAGTGGATCGGGCTGGAGCCGAATATCTGGGCCGTGGGCGCACGTGAGGCGGCTGGTCAGAAGGCAGACCCGGTAGATACAGCCATGGGGGAAGCCCTGATGCTGGCCCATGAGGCGGCCCTGGCCCAGGAAGTCCCGGTGGGGGCTGTCGTTCTCGACCCTGCGGGGAGGGTCGTGGGGCGGGGATGCAATACCAGCCGTGTCGACGGAGACATGACGCGCCATGCCGAACTCGCGGCCCTGCGCGCAGCCGCTGCCGAACTGGGTACCCCGTATCTCAGTGGCTGCACGCTGGTCGTCACCCTTGAACCATGCCCGATGTGCCTGGGTGCGGCCCTCGAAGCGAGGGTAGGACGGATCGTGTACGGCGCGCGCAATCCCAGGGCAGGAGCACTGGGGGGGGTCTCGGACCTCCTGACCAGCAACTGGGGACATGTGCCAACCGTTACTGGAGGGGTGCGGGCCAAAGAGGCAGCACGGCTGCTGCGGGCCAGTTTTCAGGAACTCAGGCGACGCAAATCCGAGTCCGCAGATCTGTAGTGGTATATCGAACGCGTCCGCTTACTTTTCTGGTACAGCCGTTCAGTTGGGGCCGAACAGTTCACAGTTCAAGCTCTGTGCTCTGGCGGCTGATCTGGACACGAGATCTGATCCGCCTGAAGTCAGGCGCCATACCAGAATCGATACACGTGGCTGAGTAGTCGGGCTGCAGGAGAACCTCATTCACGTTGGCTTGCCACTGACGAGCAGGCATTCAGTCAGCGTCCTGACTACCAGACGTGTCTCTTTCCCCTCCCAACCCCCAGGGCTGACCGACCACGGCAACGATTTTGTACCTGGAATGGGTCTCACGCAACTATCTCTTTCGCTGCGGCGTATCCCTTGCATGAGGATCTTGGGCGTGGGTAACAGATGGACGTGCCATGGGGTTGATCCCAGGGCAATAAAGCCCCTGACGGTCACTCCTCAAATGCGGCATTGGAACGAGACGACGGCCGATATCCTGAGGAGTGTGAAGGAATGTGTAAGGCCCACTCGTCCTGTTGTCATTGAAAGCGCTTATCGGCCGAGTGGGGCAGCCAGCGTGCGGGACTGGCCAGCACGCCATGGTGTAGGTGGCGGTCCCCAGGTCAGGTTCATCGGTATTTGCCGCAGCGGGCCACAGTGACAGCATTTTTTCAGACGGCGCTGACGTTTCCGACGGTGGTCTGGAGTGTGCTGTTTGCCTTCTGCGTCGTGTACTGGATGCTGGCGTCGACTGGTCTTCTGGACAGTGAGAGTGTGGACGGCTGGCTCGGAATGGACTCGGATCACGCTGGGACGGCGCAGTCGGCTGGGATTCTTGGGCGCATCGGACTGAGCGGCGTGCCCGTCATGGTCATGCTGGTCCTGCTGGCCTTTATCGGCTGGCTGGTGACCTATCTGGTCCACCTGCTGGTCCTGGCCTACGTTCCGGCTCCCTTGCGACCTGTTGCTGGGCTGGTGACGCTTGTGGGCGCCGCGATCCCGGCTGTGGCATTGACCTCTGTCCTTCTGCGGCCCCTACGCCCTCTGTTTGCGCATCTGGACCCTCCTGAGGCGCGTTCCCTGATTGGCCGGGTGGGCCAGGTCACCACGCCGCAGGTCACGGCGCGCTCCGGCATGGCCGCCCTGGACGACGGCGGCGCGGGACTGCTCCTCCAGGTGAGGTCGCAGCCGCCGGACGAACCTGTCCGAGGCGACCGTGTCGTGCTGCTGGGCTACGACCCCGCCGACAACAGTTATCTGGTCATATCAGAAGACCGCTTCAACGTTTGACCCGTCCCTTCATTCCCAGAGGAGTCCTGTTATGACCATGTCGATTCTTGCCCCATTTCTGATTGGCCTCGGCGCATTTTTGATTGTCGTTCTCGGTATAATCGGCATTATCAAGGCTTTTTACCTGAAGGTCGAGCAAGGGACTGCCCTGATCGTCAACGACCTGAGTGCCAAGCCGAAAGTTCGTTTTACGGGCGCCCTGGTGATCCCGGTGCTGTACAAGGCAGAAGTCATGCACATCAGCCTGATTACCCTGCAGGTCGACAGGCGCGGTAAGGAAGGCCTGATCTGCCGGGACAATATCCGTGCGGATATCGCTGTAGCGTACTACCTGCGTGTCAACGAGACCACCGAGGACGTCCTGAAGGTGGCCAAGTCCATCGGTGCAAGCCGGGCTTCGGACCGCAAGGCAGTGGACGAACTGTTCAATGCCAAGTTCTCCGAGGCCCTGAAAACGGTCGGGAAGAAATTTGACTTTATCGAGCTCTTTGAAAAGCGCGAGGAATTCCGCGACGCGGTGATCAGTGTGATCGGCCGCGACCTGAACGGGTATGTGCTGGAGGACGTAGCCATCGATTACCTGGAGCAGACGCCCAAGGCACTGCTGGACCAGAACAACATCATGGACGCCGAGGGCATCCGCAAGATCACCGAGCTGACCGCCACGCAGAACGTGGTCACCAACGAACTGGAGCAGAACGAGCGCCTGGCTGTCACCAAGAAGAACGTGGAAACCCGCGAGTCCACGCTGGCCCTGGAGCGTCAGCAGGCGGAAGCCGAAGCCCGGCAGAGGCGCGAGATCGAGACCATTCAGGCCCGCGAGGAAGCCGAGACCGAGAAGGTCAAGGAAGAGCAGCGCCTGCTGGCCGAGCAGGCCCGCATCGACACCGATGAGAAGGTCGAGATCCGCGAGCAGGAACGCCGCCGGCAGGTGGAAATCGCGGAGCAGAACCGGCTGCGTGCAGTGGCCATCGAGGCTGAGCGTGTGGCCCGCGCCACCCGGATGGAAGCTGTGACCACCGACCGCGAAGTCAAGCTTCAGGAGGTCGAACGCGACAAGGTGGTCGAGCAGGGCGTCATGGACGTGGCCAATATCACCCGGGAACGCATTGCGATTGACAAAACCGTGGCTCAGGAAGAGGAGCGCATCAACGAGGTGCGCGTGGTGTCTGCGGCTGACCGGGCCAAGCAGGTCCGGGTGCTCAACGCCGAGGCCGAGGCGCAGGAAACCCTGGTCAAGGAGATCAAGGGCGCAGAAGCAGCCGAAGTGGCGGCGAAGCACCGTGCAGTGGAACTCACGACCATCGCTCAGGCCGAGTTCGACGCTGCCAGCCGTCAGGCAGACGCCAAGAAAATTCTGGCCGACGCCACCCGGGTGGAGAAGGCGGCACCGGGGCTGGCCGAGGCACTGGTGCAGGAAGCCAGCGCCAGCGCCATCGAGAAGATCGGTGCCGCCGAGGCCCGCGTGATCGAGGCCAAGGCTGAGGCCAGCTACAAGCAGGGCCACGCGGACGCCCGGGTGCTGGCCGAGCGTCTGGCGGCCGAAGCCGAGGGCGAGGCCCGGATGGGTCAGGCGCGCGCCAGTGTCACCGAAGCCATCGGCAGCGCCGAGGCCTCGGCTGTCGGGAAGAAGATGACGGCGGAAGCCGAAGGACTGAGCGCCAAGTTCGGAGCCATGGACCAGATGAGCCAGGAAGCGCGCAACCACGAGGAATTCCGCATGGCGCTGGAAACCAGCCTGGAGCAGTCACTGGCGACCATCGAGGCCGAGAAGATGGTCTCGAAGGAAAATGCGGAAGTCATTTCCAGCGCGCTGCGCAATGCCCGGATCGATCTGGTCGGGGGCGAGGGCGGCATGTTTGAGGCGCTGAGCCGCGCGGTCTCTCTAGGCAAGTCTGTCGAAGGCTTTACGGCCAAGAGCCCGCTGGTACAGAACCTGATGCAGCGCTTCCTTGGCGTCAACGCTACGCCCCCCTCAGCCCAGCATTCCGCTGCAAGACACGCCGCGCACGAACCCAAGGTGGACGCTGATCCGGCCTGGCATGGCGGATGAGTGTAACGCTGCTCCGTGAGTCAGGTGACTTCTTGACTGGCGGTTCAGGGTCTTTGGCAGGGCGCTGGTCGTTCTGCGACTGCAGCCCCACCATGTCCGCCGATATGCCGCTCAGCTCGCGCAACCTGGCCAGAGTGGTACTGCCTGCTGGTCCTGCGCATCAGGGAACACACGATGACTGACCCCACCTCCACGCCCGAAGCTGCCGAATCCCACATCGACCAGGCCGTCGCCCAGGGCAGTGCCTACGAGGTCCTGCGCAAGCGCCTCACCGCACTGGGTGGCCGGGTGCAAGCGGTGGCCGACGACCTCAATACCCGCCGCCTTACGGAGTTCGGCGACAGCAGGATGGCACTGGCCGGGCGTTTCCGGATCCGCACCGAGAACAACTGCGTGGGCCGCGACATCGTGCAGGTGGGGAGTGACCTGCTGCTGTTCGGGTTCAACGTCTTCCTGGGGCTCAAGACCCAGACCCGCGTGGAGGATGTGTTCGGGCTGTACCGGCTGGTAGAGGTGCAAGGCAGCTATGACGTAGAGCCGGTGGCCTTGCCGGACAGTTTCCTCGGTGAGCCGGCGTTCGTGCGCGACTTTGAGGAACTGTACGCGTACTACAAACACGCCCGCCTGCTTCAGCTCGTGGTGCGCGACGACAGGCTGCTGGCGGCCTTCCAGATCGGTGAGCGCAGCAGCGACATGCGGGTGTTCCGCTGGGCCGTCGCCAGCACCGGAGAGCTGTCCTATATCGACGCCAGGGGAGAGCGTGACATCGCCCTTCCCGCACCGTTCGATTTCGAGTGGACCCGCGCCGGGCGCGAACTGGAGGTCAGTGGCCGCCATCCTCACCTGAATATCCTGGACACCCTGTTCGTGGAGACCAGTGGGGGCGACCTGACCATCAAGGTGGAGAACAATACCGAGACGGGTCAGGGTATCTACAGCGAACCTGTAGAGGACAGCACCCAGTCCATCGACGACGCCAGCTTCGA
This genomic interval carries:
- a CDS encoding Lrp/AsnC family transcriptional regulator; protein product: MKQHSTHLDSLDHRILEELQRDSRLSMRELGRRVGLSAPAVTERVRRLEDAGVILGYGVRVATKPLGRTITAFIGVQDSGRNDPTLVRWATRHDSVLECHSVTGDNSCILKVAVPDVGELEGLLGELIQMGFTCDTSIVLSTPLEGKLLLPPR
- the ablA gene encoding lysine 2,3-aminomutase codes for the protein MSDRHALHPQATTRSQQMLPRNYRAPKWADVPDEQWYDWKWQLKNRINSVAELEEVIRLTDSERQGASAEGIFRLDITPYFASLMDPEDPTCPVRRQVIPTHHELTPFTSMMEDSLAEDKHSPVPGLVHRYPDRVLMLVTTQCASYCRYCTRSRIVGDPSETFNPAEYEAQLNYLRNTPQVRDVLLSGGDPLTLAPKVLGRLLAELRKIEHIEIVRIGTRVPVFMPMRVTQELCDVLSENHPVWMNIHVNHPREITPEVAEACDRLTRAGVPLGNQSVLLRGINDHPVIMQKLVRELVKIRVRPYYIYQCDLVHGAGHLRTTVSKGLEIMESLRGHTSGYSVPTYVVDAPGGGGKIPVAPNYVLSHSPEKLILRNFEGYIAAYSEPTDYTGPDMAIPEDWQRKEPGQSGIFGLMEGERISIEPKEFSESRNRPGTTKHRLNSREDKWEAHGIGGGEINTGPLVHDTAVTDTAPDGMVQAPQPIETEPHPVSGD
- a CDS encoding acetyl ornithine aminotransferase family protein gives rise to the protein MTIATKPRQPELKTALPGPSTKAIIERDAQHLSTSYMRPYPFVPDHGEGVWLTDVDGNTMLDFFAGIAVSTTGHAHPHVVKGVQDQITKFTHVCLTDYPQEITTSLAERLVRHVERPGEKWRVFFGNSGAEAVEAAVKLARNHTGRTHIISTMGSFHGRTYGAITLTGSKTKYKRGFGPLLPAVSHVPYPNPFRPPLGSTPETCGQAVIDHIESLFVGVIPADEVAAIIIEPMQGEGGYIIPPADFLPKLRALCDRHGIMLIFDEVQAGMGRSGKMFSFQHFFEHGDVQPDMITVAKGIASGMPISALLAKESVMTWPVGSHGSTYGGNPVAAAAAHATLDLLEGVVKHPDCGDNLMDNASQVGDYIMAELKKMQTQFPFLGDIRGKGLFIGLEFVKPDGSPDGALRDRASMAMFEKGLLNLDCGEAVIRISPPLILTREEAETGLEIMRQALSELK
- a CDS encoding ExeM/NucH family extracellular endonuclease, with translation MNRNVLKGSFMLLGLTALLSACGTTAPVSTYTCPADATVTAIAAVQGSGEASPLVGQTVTVRGVVTLDTQPGLSGFYLQDVRPDADNKTSDAVFVFTGTASKDVKVGDVVQVTGTVKEFNGLTEIDPVTAVTACGKTMLPLATTVTFPLTSPTALEAVEGMLVRVATPMTVTDTFTLGRFGELGLSSGGRLFVPTNGQGGSRESNRLRTLRLDDLSSRQNPATIPYLSDADPQTATRRAGDTVSNLEGVIHYANSAYKLQPTKTPIFTPTNPRTAAPKEVGGTLKVAGANVLNYFTTLGSAGRGASNPTEFARQKAKIVAELRALNADVITLMEVENNGETALDNLVAALNTAAGKTEFASVKTGKVGTDAIRMAIIYRPERVETVGSAQIDTNAVHSRPPVAQTFRDRSGKGIFTVVANHFKSKGSCPTSGDVDRGQGCWNLQRVEQAKALLDFAGRLKAIDPDVLLMGDLNAYGEEDPIKTIEAAGFESLNKRIPAEDRYSYQFNGEFGYLDHALSSSTLSAQVTGITEWHINSDEPVVLDYNIEFKKHPECTATNCTSPDLYAPTPYRSSDHDPVLVGLKLTADQ
- a CDS encoding peroxiredoxin, which translates into the protein MSLQVGHPAPPFDARSDDGRRVNLVALRGQWVVLYFYPKASTPACSMEAQRFEAALPELEQLGATVIGVSTDTEARQASFRDRCNLSFPLVPDGNKRLARDYGVVGGLRGLLGIASRETFLIDPQGRLACHWRDVNPATHAGEVLKELERRTGAC
- the tilS gene encoding tRNA lysidine(34) synthetase TilS, giving the protein MSTLLAPLRPYAGRAVVVGVSGGADSVALLRALVQVRARPVVVHLDHALRPGSAEDAAWVQAFAAQLRVGHMGTRVDVAAVAARRGWNMEDAARRIRYEVLGRGARQHGAEAVLTAHTRRDQAETVLMELLRGEAALTGIPSVRGRVRRPWLDVSRSEIEGYLEALGQDWREDPTNADVTYTRAWLRAEVMPVLAARFPGIEAALARVAKLSQQDNQALNDLAAALTPHGPREQLPLAVLRRRVAQELRAASLPFHAGHIDQLAQAHRSGETRHVTLPGGQDITVTGGALHLGGHLFASPAFSWPDGWTLRKRQAGDRIRLPGGTRKLSDLLTDLKVPRQQRDQVPLLVSGQGVEWIGLEPNIWAVGAREAAGQKADPVDTAMGEALMLAHEAALAQEVPVGAVVLDPAGRVVGRGCNTSRVDGDMTRHAELAALRAAAAELGTPYLSGCTLVVTLEPCPMCLGAALEARVGRIVYGARNPRAGALGGVSDLLTSNWGHVPTVTGGVRAKEAARLLRASFQELRRRKSESADL
- a CDS encoding OB-fold-containig protein; translated protein: MTAFFQTALTFPTVVWSVLFAFCVVYWMLASTGLLDSESVDGWLGMDSDHAGTAQSAGILGRIGLSGVPVMVMLVLLAFIGWLVTYLVHLLVLAYVPAPLRPVAGLVTLVGAAIPAVALTSVLLRPLRPLFAHLDPPEARSLIGRVGQVTTPQVTARSGMAALDDGGAGLLLQVRSQPPDEPVRGDRVVLLGYDPADNSYLVISEDRFNV
- a CDS encoding flotillin family protein; protein product: MTMSILAPFLIGLGAFLIVVLGIIGIIKAFYLKVEQGTALIVNDLSAKPKVRFTGALVIPVLYKAEVMHISLITLQVDRRGKEGLICRDNIRADIAVAYYLRVNETTEDVLKVAKSIGASRASDRKAVDELFNAKFSEALKTVGKKFDFIELFEKREEFRDAVISVIGRDLNGYVLEDVAIDYLEQTPKALLDQNNIMDAEGIRKITELTATQNVVTNELEQNERLAVTKKNVETRESTLALERQQAEAEARQRREIETIQAREEAETEKVKEEQRLLAEQARIDTDEKVEIREQERRRQVEIAEQNRLRAVAIEAERVARATRMEAVTTDREVKLQEVERDKVVEQGVMDVANITRERIAIDKTVAQEEERINEVRVVSAADRAKQVRVLNAEAEAQETLVKEIKGAEAAEVAAKHRAVELTTIAQAEFDAASRQADAKKILADATRVEKAAPGLAEALVQEASASAIEKIGAAEARVIEAKAEASYKQGHADARVLAERLAAEAEGEARMGQARASVTEAIGSAEASAVGKKMTAEAEGLSAKFGAMDQMSQEARNHEEFRMALETSLEQSLATIEAEKMVSKENAEVISSALRNARIDLVGGEGGMFEALSRAVSLGKSVEGFTAKSPLVQNLMQRFLGVNATPPSAQHSAARHAAHEPKVDADPAWHGG